From Brassica rapa cultivar Chiifu-401-42 chromosome A06, CAAS_Brap_v3.01, whole genome shotgun sequence:
aataatttatttttatttttatacgaaattttatcatttaaattatcaataaatattgactagatttatctaatttggatataattaattagtaaaatattgactcatgttttcttttctttttttattaattaataccGTTAAATACTTAGTGTGAATTTTATGATCCTATAAACTTTTGATGTAAGACAAGAAAACTGGGCAGTTGTCTCGTTTACGAAAGACGAGAAAAAGTTCAGCGTCTCAAGGAGAAAACCGGGCAGTTGTctcgttttttttaatataaaatctcTATAGAGAGAAAGGGCAGCCtcgatttctttttcttatatgaaatctttataagaaaaaagaaaccgAGACAAATATCCAAACCCACCCGTATGCCCAAACCCACCCGGATCCAATAAGACCATGGATGACCAAACCGATAAGCTTTGATTGGTGATCTCAGTGCTGGCTACCTAATTTTCAATCTCGTTATAAACTATTCTAATTTCGTTTCATACTGTCATTTCATCACATGATTAGGTGCAACAGAACTTTTGACTATAACTACTTGATCTATGGTTGATATTTGCTTCATTTCTACTCTCAGTAGTTGTACCTTTTTTAACAGAATTACTCTACCAAATCGGGAGAagcaaacaaaacaaagagTGCCATTGCTACACCTAACGCAACGAAttgaataaaagaaagaaaaaaaaaacaagaagcaGATTTACTTTTCATACAAGCATTCCCACTAGTTTAGTTCCTGTCGACATAATTCTAGAAGCAGCATAGAGACAGCGAGAGAAACGTAATGAAAGTAGTAAACaatttttgaacttttttttaatttcaacgGCTTTCCTCTGACCGCGTCTTCCTCAACCTCCCACGAGTCATCCTGATTGTCTGCTCCATTACCGTCTCCTTTGGACCTTCCGGGTTCGAGTTTCCATTCACTGATTCCGCTTCCCCTTCTCCTCCCACTTCTTCTATCTGCATTGGTTCCGCTTCCACTTGGGTGGTTGATTGGGTTGGAGGGGAAGAGACTAACTTTTGTACTATCTGAGTGATACCCGCGCTTTTGGTATCTGTGGCTGGTCCAGAAGTAGGGCCTGCTTCTTTACCGGCAGCATCATTACCGTCACTGTCGCTTGAAGATGAGCTGGACGACGCTGCTTCTTCAGATTCTGGTTGAACGCTAGGGGATTTCTTAGGCTTCACAGGAACTTGATTAGCTCTGCCTCCACGTTTCTGAAACCAGAAACGAGTATTGTAAGTTACTATACACAAAGAGATATTGTTTCAATCGTGTACCTGAGGTTGCTGCGGCGGCCTTGGAGTTGATTGTGCAGCAACATACTGGAGAATCTCAAAGATTCTGGTCTGACCATAGCTTGAAACACGTTGCCAATATATAACAGCCATATCTCCAGCTCTTGTCCTTAGCTCCAACAAACTATGGTCTATGTCCCTCTCATGCTGTGAGAGATAAGGCCTAAAGAAGGACTCGTAGACATAGGTAGTGCCCTGAAAAAAAAAGGACTCATGTAAAGGCATAGAAAGACATCAGTAATTTTCCTACTTGAAACACATACCCTGGTTTTAGGATACCACAGGTAGATGAAGAATGCTAACTTAGCTTCACTGTACATTGGAACCCTAGAGAGAAGAAATGGAGACAAAgataagaagagagagagagagagagagagagagagagatgaagaggAATATGATAAGAAAGGGCACCATGAAACAAAGGCATCACCAACTCTCTCAAAGACTGTCAAGCAAGCAACCAATATCCTGTAAGCGATGTTAAGTTAAAGTTAGCAAGTGATTTTGAGGAAGGAAAAGgagaatgtatatatatatatatatatataccagtaCTGGCACCAAAAGCGAAGTTGCTCAATTTCAGGCCTGTTCTTTTCAACAGTCTTGTAGCATTCGTAGGCAGGGTAGGCATAACCCAACAACATCCTGCAAAGAGAGTGGGAGGCTAATCAACACTATCCAAATATCATCATCATTTAAGAAAAACCAaatgatagagagagagagagtatgaTTCTTTCTCGTACACCAATCCTCTCGTAAGAAACGATCCAATCATCTTGAAGAACTGAAAACAAGAAAGCATCATCAATTGGCATATGAGAGAATTCAACTGTTTTTAAGTATTGATTATtgtaaattaaaactaactaacgAAACGACACAAATAGATTTAAAAACTAGGGCAAATCGATCAGGctacatgatgatgatgatgatgatgatgacgatgattcAGCAGCAGACAGATTCTCAGTATCAAAAAACGAAGAACACCGATTCGAGAGATCGGAAACTGACCGGCGGAGGAAAGTGTACTTGTGAGCAGAACAGCTGTTAACTCCGGCGATACGAATACACCGtcggagaaagaaaaaaaagccgGTGGATAAGGGAGAAGGAGAgtgaaaatttaatttcaaaatcacctctctctctctctctttctctctctctttccggATTTGCTTACTTGAAGTTTTTGAATCGCGTCTCGTTGAAGTTTGCAGTCCCCCCCCTTGAAAAGCAATTTTGACCAAATattgtataataatatataattcttATTTTACAATACTCTAATATACACcgttattcttttctttactaaattgcatttcaagatttttagagactcataaaaaaatctaacataaattacataatatttttggaGAATacgatttttttcaaaatcaatttttggTCTCTGAATGAATCATGTATTATATTGTCTTACctcatactttttatttatatttttcatgaaTTCATTTATCTTTTCTCACGAATACTGATTTTGTCACATCCGAATTTCACTTAACCGAGACGGCATGAATTCATATTGCTTTTAccaacataaaatacattaaaaagtCAATACAAATCTTATTTCCAAGGATCGAATCCAAAAGTCTTACAATAATCGTACTTAAAATGAATAGGAAATGcataaaaccaaatcaccaaatcttaaaataaaataacataaagaAAACCAAACACCCAAAAAGCCAACACCACATTGAGACGACTACTCCTGCACTTCCTCGAACTcatctgaaaagaaaaaaaggctGAGTATTTCGACAAATACTCACTGAAAGAAGCTCTAGGAGCCTCAAAATCAATCACCAGCAATTATCACACAACAAAGCATAAGTATCTAATTTAAACATCctgtaaaacaaaaacaaacaacaagAAACGAAGATAAATCCCGACGATGCTAACAAACAAATGTGGGGATTCTGCGAGACCACACATGGCGTATTCTGTTCCATAGCAGAAGATGCTTTTCCGGTGTTTGTTCAAAGGTTGAGGCAGAGCTTTTTGGAATGTTCCATACAGTCGAGGCTATGGCAAACATGCGTCAAGATAGGACTGTGTGTTAAATCTGCAAGAGATGCTATGCTCTATCCGCAAAGATACCCACATGTAAACAAACTCATTGAAGCCACTTATGGGATTCTACAAAAACTATCTTTATTGTCCTGGGAGCACTCTTATCCTTCTGGAATTAATAGAGCAGCGATGGAGATAGCGGCCAGTGTTATGTTACCACTGATAGTCCTCAATGGCTCTGTCACCTTCTTTCCAGCGAGGCGAGTGGCTAGAAAAGTCCACTTTTCTAAGGCAGTATTTCATTAATAACCACCTCCTCGAGCTCGGTGGTGTTTCTTATTGATACGTAGCTATGGCCTATTCATATGTTTATTGTTCTATCTTCCTCCACAagtgttggaaaaaaaaagcaTCATTTCCATTGATCACCCCTACAGTTTTTAAGAAGATTTTGCGACAACCTTTAGGGGATTTGTGCAAATTTTGGCATCGCCGTGAACTTTATCTAGTTACCATTATAAGATTCCAGATTATCTCAACAAACTAGTTTGACACTAACACGAACTGAAAGCACAACAAACAAACCAACAAGTACAATGGATGGAAGGTAGCTTGTGAAACTAAAGATGCATGGAACGACCGCTACAACATTAATTGAGTATCAAAACTGTTTGGTTCTACAGTCCTTCGTTTACTTGCTCATATTTTGGATCTGTTTCTTGTACGAGctaaatttctctttttttctcctTCTCCATACGCTTTCGTTTGGCATTCTTCTCCTCAGTGAGTTCGCTTTGAGCGCATGTGTTCTGTTCCTTCCCCTCAGTGAATCTAGGCCTTTTGTGTTCCAGTCTGTTCTCCTCATTGACTTCACTTCGAGGCCTTTTGTTATCCAGATTGCTTTCTCCTTTGTTTGCTTGCTGCTCATTCTTCGCTCTCTCCCTTCTGTTAGCCTTATATCTCCCTCTTTTCTCCTTTTCCTTACGCTTTCTGATTGCTGTCTTCTCCTCCTCGGTGACTTCACTTTGATGGATTCTGTTTTTCTTCAACGCTAATTCACTCTGAGGGTGTTTCCTCTGCACCGCACTCCCTCGGGGTGATGGGACATTTCTCGACACCTGATTGTTGTGGAATATAGTATTCGGACACAATGCTGGTTCGGAGTTGATGTGCGTATTATCCGGTTGGGAACTTATCGTCTGTAACACAAGTCTGTGCGCTGCCTTCCTAAGCCTAACCCCCGAAATGGATCCTTTTGGGTTGTACCTGCAGACAGTGAGAAAACAGATTTAACACAAAAACGGTCTTCCAAATCTTTGGATACCACAAAAAAATTCATAATCTTCACCTCTTGATTTTTATAATCTTTGCAGGAGCTCGTCTTCGATCACCATCTTCATGCCATAGATTAGCTCCACCTTTCAAATCCGCTAGTTGTACAGTCTGTGATGTGATCGCGATAAATAAAGAACACTCTGTAACCACTAAGTCGCAAAAAACAAGTAGGCCATGTTTTTGGCaggctttctttatttttcaccACAACGTCAAACATAAAATCAGAAGCCAAGTAGATGAAAATAGTAATGATCAACTATACCTTTTTAGGCAACACCACTCCTGGAGGTGGACGAGCAATGTCGCTTCCTCTAAGATCATCTGGAAGTTTGTATATGGCACAACTGTACAAAAAAAGTGTTGATTTGATATATAACTCGGGAGGCCTAAAAATGACAAAACCGAAATTCGTGATAAAAGGGGGCTTACATCACTTGATTGGCTAATACATCTTCCATCCCCTCGATGGGGGAGCTGAAGCATGAAGGCTGACTATCTCCACCACATAAAGCCAAGTAACCATTCATCCCTTCACTGCAGTTCTCAATAAATTAGCCCcctttttttataacaaaactaggaacaaaaaatcaaatcactAACTTAACCCCTACAATTATTACCAACCGAATCAACCATTCTCAAGATCTATACACAAACCTTAGTCCAGGGTCAATTTTTTCCGTAACTGCTGCTCGTTCTTTGTTGCTCAATTTAATAGTACGGCTACTAAGAGAACGGATGAGCTCAGCAAGCGGATGAGATGAAACCACAAAGAGCATGTCAGACAGCACACTGTTTCTTCGAACTTCTTCGTTctgaaaaaattaaatacaatgAAATCAAAGTTTCATGTGATTCGTATACAGAAATAAACACGATAAAGTTAATATCTATGCATGAGCCAGGCTGTACCGTCAGTGAGTGCTCCACTTTTGCGGCTGCATCCAGAAGACGCtgttcttctataaaaggcagttTTGCTATACCCTTTACAAGGAAAGATAGAAAATATGCATTATTACATCTAACTTTAGAAATAGTGTCTGCCTTAATAAGCTTAAAAGACGATCAAACCTGCCAAGAATAGCGCTTTCCATTCATGTCAATCTCAAAATCTGCACAccgaaaaaaaaaggaaaatgagAGACATGGATTGGACAATACCACAATGAACAAGACTAATTCTgcagaaaaaaaacacataccGGGAGGATAAAACTCAGCTATAGGTGAACTTGGATCTGTCATCAGTTTCCTAAAACATTCTGGGAGAGCATGTGCACTGACATAGGAATCTAGTGAGGCAACCAGTGACGGCAGGCAGAGAAAGATGATGAACACTTAGAAATACAGATAGAATTACCTTGCAGATGGAAGAACTGCCAGAAGCTGATTGAATGGTTTAAATGGGGAACCTAGTTCGAACTTAATATCTAGCTTATCAAGGAACTTGAGATCAGATGCGAAAGGTGCATAATGATAAGGataaaacctgcaaaacaaacaATAGGGAGTAAGGCAAAGTAGGAATCAGTTGGCTCATTTCTGCTAAAGTTGCTATTAATTACTAGGGCCATCTTGCCTCTAGGACAAAGTTATTGTGGAATTAAATCATGTTCCTACCCGATGTAAGCAAAACTTGAAACATCTCAGCTGAAAATACTAGAGATTATGTTTAAGTAGAAGATGGATGGAAACAATATGAAGCCCGGAAAACATTGTATATTGAACAGTCTACTAAAACTTGAAGCATGATGCGAACGAGCATTACAATCctaaaacaatatattgtttatcTAGGCGCAATAATATTACAAGAAACGAACAGGGAAAATAGTGAAATATGAaaagtatattatatatgtacgAGGATGACAGGAAACTGACCAATTCCATGAACAAACACCATGATAATAGTAATGCATTATCCAACAAAGACCTTCTGTATACTTCAAAACCTGGCCAATAATAACAAAACAGTAAATTTGTGCATTCAAAGTTGACGTAAGCGTAATTTATATACCATCAAATTACAGGCATGAGGAAACTCACAACATCTCTGCGTATTTGTTTCATTTCCTCTATAGTCTTAGCTATGAACTTCTCCTCGTAGTATCTCTCCCTCCATCCTTGTACACCTAGCCTCACCTGATCATACAACAGCCATGTCAAATAGCCAGCGTAATTAAACAGATGTGAAAAACAAGCTCACGAAATTTAAGCATTTATGCAGCTGAAAAAATGACCTTATCTTCTTCGCCTTTCCCTGAAATGAACCCATCTGATTTTTCCCGCAAAAGTTTCTTAAGCTTAAACTTCAATTCTTCTCTGTTATCTACTTCCTGAAAATCCAGAGTGTATTTAATACAATTCAAACGAAAAAGTAAAGATGAAGTCCCTAATTATCACCAAGCAAAAAAAACAGCATAACTTGACAATTTCCCAAAACTTGAAATGGAGAAAGAGAAAATAGTTTACACTTAACAAACAAAGGTTATAATCAATCACACAAATCAACTACAATCCAACCAAAAGGCACAAAGATAGAAGAATATTCTGTCGAGAAACTAAAAGTTTATTGAAATTCATAATCCGGTGACTTACTTCTTGGATGTTATACTCTGTTTCCACACTAGTGTTATCGTCAAGAGACGGACGCAATGAATCGGACACTTCAACTAGAGAATCTAGTTGCACAACCGGGTCATAGTTACAATTTCTGCTCGATTTAGCTCGGTCACGACTAAACCTTTCCGATTGCCTCTGTAACAGATATCACAATAACTGCATCATTGAAATACTAAACCATGCAAATTTATCAGAATCATGTTTTCTAAGCTTTCATTTTTGGTGGATGATCAAAGGGGTGTAGTACAAGGTAGTGCAGAGAAGTTATTAACCCATGCAGAGAGAGGCCAATGGCACGTTTTCAGAAAGAAAACAGCTGGATACACTAccttattattaaaaaatacaatttctCTCCACAACAGGCGTGTAATACTAGGTAGCGATGCAAAATGGCAGTATTTTAAGACAGGGTTACTAGCGTTTCAAAACATTCACTTCGTTTAAGCATTTGCTTAAGGTTATCTTAAGCAAGTCCTCTGAACAAGTACATTCACTGGCCTCGAAGTGCACAGCGATATTTCTAATCGTATAGCTTCCATCAGGATATGATACCTTAGAATGAAAGAAAATGCGGATAACTAAATTATAGAAAGAGATTAACCTGATGGTTTTGTGCTCTtctttgaaatatattattttcatagaGCCCAACGGCCTGGATAAAATGCTCCACATTCTTTAAATTCAGCTGAAAGTTGGAATAAGAAAGTTTTAAAAGATAATTCGATAGCCACATCAAGTAGGATGAAAAATGTTTAAGCAATGCACCTTGCTTCCATTGCTTAAGTAACTTGTACTTGATCCAAATTCCTTCTTGTACACGGACATAAGTAATTCTATAGCACCCTGCAAGACAGAAAATTTATTGACACATCAATTATAGACTTTCAAACTTGTCAAGCTGTTCTAAGCAGGCTCATCGTCGTTCATTGACCCATAAATTATATTGAAAGAAAGACTGAGTAAAAATATGTACTAAGCTATATTCCATTCCAACCATAAATGAAGACTTGTATAAGGATTTCTTATGGATTGATTTATAGCTACAGAAGCTTATATATCTAATCATTCCTATTTTTCAGCAGATATCGAGAATTAGCAAGGGTGATATATGATCGATCGATCATACACTGTACCCGACATTTTAAAACCTGGACCACAATTATAACAACAGAAAGCTAAGACAAAACAAACCTCCcgtatctccagtgtaggcataTGTGGCAGGAAATCATTGCCAACAAAAAAACAGATAAAGATGAAGTCATCAATTATGCGGTCCAAATTTTTTTGCAATTGCGAGTTAGGTATCTGCATGTCGTGCTCCAAATACTCTCGAAGCGTCCAGATATTGACGAACTGCCAAAAGACAAGGGAACATAATGATAATGCTAAAGATATTAATGAGcaattttgaaaaatagtatTGAAGTGTGTAACCTTTAAACATACCTGGTATGGCTTCTTAGCCACAACATCTGACTCAGCTTTATCAGACAAATCTCCTGTCTTCCCCTCACAATCTGCAGCTCGGTGCCCGAGCTGACCGCACAAGAAGCATTTGTCTTGTTGTCCAGGAGTGAAAACAACCTAGGTGAAGTCAAAACACAGTTAAATTGGCATTTTATAGTGAATCTTGAAACATAAAAGACTCGGATACAAATTTGTGACTAGTTCAGATGTTAATTACTTGTCAAAACAATACTGAAGATTATAAACAGATAGATTGGTAAAACAACCTCACGAAGGATTGAAATATGAACTTCGTGTGTGGCCAAAGCCAGCATAATCAAGTCGGCGTCCTGTTATTCACAAAATCAAAAGAAGAAAGGCCTTAAATAAATAATTCGATAAAGATACCAAATCTAAAcatgaagaaaataaataagagGAGGAGGTTACATACCAAACCATACAGACAATGACAGGCGTTGGGGTTGTAACCAGGATGGTTCTTTTGAAGACGAATGTAAGACATGATCTTGTGTTCCCCCTCACCAGGAACATTAGCATCTGAGAGGATAACcttgagaagaagaaaagcaaGGTCAAAGCGTGAACAAAATAGGCAtaaggaaaaagaaaagcagCGGTACCACCTTAATATTTTTCCAGCCAGGGTCAGAGTTAAGTCTAACGTGAATGTAGTATTGCAAGGCAAAGGAAAGAGTAGACATGAACTCGGTTCCAGGAGTGATAACATTAGAGTCAAAAACTTGAGAGTCCAGTTTAGGAGGCAACCTCTTGCCTTCACTCTCAAACTCTTGACGCAGTCGCTCTTCTTCAGCAGCCTAAGAAAAAGGCAGGTGAGCATAAATGATGATGGTAAGCAAcctacagagagagagagatgggaacATACGGCCTCTGCTGCATCTTTTGCAGCTCGAAACCTTCTGGATCTTTGTTGATTCATCTTAGCCCTTGGAGCAACACCatctacaaaacaaaaaagaaagttaaaaagagaagaaaacaaaaaaaaaacaagtctaGTATCATAAATAGACTCACCAATAGCCAAAAACAATAGCTTGCGAGGTCGAACCATGAGGAAAAGTCTGTCAATGTAATCGAACATGCATTGAAACACCTCCGAAAACGTTGTTGGAGAAGCCTGACGAAAAGAGAGATCccatgaatgaatgaatgaatgaattgagagcaaaaggagaagaagaaagcgtTACCCTGTCTTCAGGATGGAAACAAGGATGAATGATTCCGTTCATGTCGAGGTACAGATTGTCATACTCGACGCCGCCGTTAGGATTAGGTTTGCTAGTGTCGACCGGAACCTTGACGTCGAGAGCTTCTTCTTCGATGGCATCTTGCAAAATCAGTGGATACCTCTCAATTAACCATCTGTAGAACGACGGTACTCCCATCGGATAATAATAATATCCTTTATGTCTTGCGTTGCGTTGCGGCACTAGTAGTAGTGAACAGCTACGGAGGAGCTCCTTAGGTCACGCAGGGATACATCGACCGTCTGAGagaacaaaaaacaaatatatatatatatatatatatttaacttatTACAATGGACATTTGttaataatagcacatttttagtttttaatattcttgatttaaaattaaataaacaaacataaataaataaaataaaaattgttattaaaacataaaacataaaacaattttacaaattttatgttttagtaGCAACTGTATGTTTTAATaacaattttacaaaaaaaaatttaataacaatTTCTGTTATTGATATTATATAacaattttatgttttacttttgCCTTATTGTAgatttaaagtttaattttatcATTCACATTAGGCATTTAACTACTTAAGGATTTTAAATCtggatatattttattatatgtaaTAACTCTTaatttgttacaaaaattattacatatttttttgtatgtgaaataaaaataaaaataaaaaaaaactacggaaacgtatttttctatttttttctaaaacataaaatatttgttatattttacgatagctaatatattattttcaatagctaatatattattatatacaaaattaattaatttattaacctTAATAACCTAGTGATCCGGTAAGTTGTCCGGTTCACTGTTTGGGttgggtttcaaaacactggacCCAACATGTACTTTAGTATGGATCCAGACGCAGACCCAAACCTGTATTTTCAGATCCGTTGGATCCGGGTAAAATGTTCAGGCCTATTGGATCCTCTCTCGACAGTTTGAATCAGCATTAAATTGCAGGTTGAAGACACAATTCTTAAGGTAACAGATTCTACAGAGGCTTTTCCAGATAAATATTCAACAAACTCTTCTTCAGAATTTGGGAGACAGCAAAGGCAAATAATTGAGCTTTGGGCTTTATGCAATGTACCATTGGTTCACAGAACTACTTCTTATTGCTCTTCAAAAGTGATCCATCTGACTATGTTTATATGGAAGTTGAATTCAGAAGGCTATCTTTCCTGAAGCAGACAATAGCTAATGACGCGGAAACATTACGGTGTTTTTCAAGCACACCTTCTCATCAAGTCGCATCAAATATCAACCATAAACCAATAAGTATTATGCTAACCAGTTCCTGTGGTATCTAATCAGGATAAGTAACTCTCTTGACATAATATGTACCTGACTGAAAAAGAAACTTGAATTGTAGCACTTATATATTATAACATAGACCAGGTATTGGGGAGTGACAAGAACCTGAATATTTCCGAGTTCATTTATTGAACACTAACTTAGCAGGAGAATATACAAACAAAGAGAAAACCGGAAGTTTAGACATGCTACATATGAACACCATATTATGATGCAAGAACAGAGCCTTCAGTGATTTTCCATCCTCCTGACTTGGACCAGAAAGCTTCGTATCTTGTTGTGTAGGTTCTGACATCTGTAGCATTGTTTTCTGGATGAACCAAATCAGATAGACAAGCAGACTCCTCCAGAGTTGCTTCAACCAGAGCACGAGTTCCGTCAGCTGAGACAGTCACGCTGTCAACGGAGAGTTTCAACAGTGTATAATCATACACCAACCCGAGCTGCTTAGTTTCAGATGCTCTGTCTGTCCAGATCTTCAGCATTCTCCCATCCAAAACCTATAAAATTACCAGACAGATCGTTGCCAACATTACAATCAGGTTTATTAACACAATCGAGTGAATTGTAACTTTATTCCCTTACCTCTGGCAACATTTCTATGCAGTGATCACGCCCAAAGGCCTGAGACTTGATCTTCTGCCACTTGCTCACTAGACTCTCCGCAGTCCTAGCATCCATCCTGGGAAGCGCTACCGAATCCTCAGATTTAACTGACCCTAAGTCAGAAAAAAAGATTATCCGAAGGAAATAAAGTTTTGAACAAAACATAGTAGAACAATTTGCTACATACGTTATCCTAAAGAGAAATGTTAAATACACTGCACTACAGCTCCAACTCTTGTCTACAGTTTGATCAAAACATTCAAGCAGCATATGTACATGTTGTGAGTGAAATCTACTCAGCAACTAGTTAACCTCAGTTCTAAATACTCAGGATATCTTTTGGGGCATGTATCAAGTAAACGATCTACTTTCATTCCTGTTAATATCTACTTTTGAGCAATAAGCTTGTATAAAATTGGCATCCTTTGATCATATACCTATGGTAGCAATTTCAGATGCCGTAGAGGAAGTCATATCCTTGCGTTGCAACGATGAGCTGCCTTTAAGAGACATATACCTCAGGCTGGCCAGCGAAATGATTCCAACAACAACACCGGCAGAGAGAATCTTTACACTTGCCTCCTTTAGCTTATCAGCATTGGACTGTTCTACAGTAATTGCATCGACGCTAGACTTTGTATCAAAGATTTCGGATGGTCCTTCAGTTGCTGCACTTAACACAGCAGTCTCATCATCAGCATCATCATGTCCTACATTGTTGTTACCAGCACGATCTACAGTAGACACCGTCTCTTGCGCATCTGAATAACGAGAAGGAAAAACTTTCTGCAGTGCCTGTATAGCACTAGCCTTCACATGCTCAGCTCCCATCCTTGCCATAGCTGCAGCAGCTGCTAAAGGAGAGCCCTGAACAACCTCCACTCTTTCCAGGTAACTCAAAACCATGGGATCATCATAATAATCCCCAAGTTTAAATTGTTTATCTTTGGTATCTCTGAACCTAGGAAAGACAACCCCTGCCAACCAGGTCTCCAATAGTTTGCAGAGCCCAGGGAGGTCGTCACGATTTGAATTCTCCAAGACAAACTCAACAATAGCTGGATTCCTGTACTGTGAGTCCTCACTGTCTAACCCCAACCACATACGGCATTCGTCGACTTTGCCTATAAGCAGTGCACAGAGTCCCCTCTCGAGACCAAAGTCAACCTCCCAATTATTTCTCGAGTCATACAGCATCGCAGGAATCTCCATAGCCATTACCTTAGCCTGCTGAAGTTGCTGGAATTGCTTATCAGCGTCCTGTAAGAGGTGGGGTTTCTTAGCTATAAAAGCTTGAGCCACAAGCGCCAGCGCAACTTCGTAAACTTCAAAAGACTCTGCTGGAATATTACTCGGGGTAGCTACAAAAAGATCAACCTATGACACACAGAGAGCAGAGATTAGAATGGGGGAAACGAATGCGAAAatcatgatttaaaaaaaaaaaaagaaaagaaaagaaagggcTTCAGACTTGCTCAGATGCTGTCATTCGTAAAAACGCCTCGTTCATAAATTTCTCGCGTGTAAGACCACCAACAACAGCTGATGCTCCACCTCCTCCAACAGACCACAAGATATTGCGAACACCGCTT
This genomic window contains:
- the LOC103828019 gene encoding HVA22-like protein i isoform X1, with the protein product MIGSFLTRGLVMLLGYAYPAYECYKTVEKNRPEIEQLRFWCQYWILVACLTVFERVGDAFVSWCPFLSYSSSSLSLSLSLSLFLSLSPFLLSRVPMYSEAKLAFFIYLWYPKTRGTTYVYESFFRPYLSQHERDIDHSLLELRTRAGDMAVIYWQRVSSYGQTRIFEILQYVAAQSTPRPPQQPQKRGGRANQVPVKPKKSPSVQPESEEAASSSSSSSDSDGNDAAGKEAGPTSGPATDTKSAGITQIVQKLVSSPPTQSTTQVEAEPMQIEEVGGEGEAESVNGNSNPEGPKETVMEQTIRMTRGRLRKTRSEESR
- the LOC103828020 gene encoding 5'-3' exoribonuclease 2, translated to MGVPSFYRWLIERYPLILQDAIEEEALDVKVPVDTSKPNPNGGVEYDNLYLDMNGIIHPCFHPEDRASPTTFSEVFQCMFDYIDRLFLMVRPRKLLFLAIDGVAPRAKMNQQRSRRFRAAKDAAEAAAEEERLRQEFESEGKRLPPKLDSQVFDSNVITPGTEFMSTLSFALQYYIHVRLNSDPGWKNIKVILSDANVPGEGEHKIMSYIRLQKNHPGYNPNACHCLYGLDADLIMLALATHEVHISILREVVFTPGQQDKCFLCGQLGHRAADCEGKTGDLSDKAESDVVAKKPYQFVNIWTLREYLEHDMQIPNSQLQKNLDRIIDDFIFICFFVGNDFLPHMPTLEIREGAIELLMSVYKKEFGSSTSYLSNGSKLNLKNVEHFIQAVGLYENNIFQRRAQNHQRQSERFSRDRAKSSRNCNYDPVVQLDSLVEVSDSLRPSLDDNTSVETEYNIQEEVDNREELKFKLKKLLREKSDGFISGKGEEDKVRLGVQGWRERYYEEKFIAKTIEEMKQIRRDVVLKYTEGLCWIMHYYYHGVCSWNWFYPYHYAPFASDLKFLDKLDIKFELGSPFKPFNQLLAVLPSASAHALPECFRKLMTDPSSPIAEFYPPDFEIDMNGKRYSWQGIAKLPFIEEQRLLDAAAKVEHSLTNEEVRRNSVLSDMLFVVSSHPLAELIRSLSSRTIKLSNKERAAVTEKIDPGLSEGMNGYLALCGGDSQPSCFSSPIEGMEDVLANQVICAIYKLPDDLRGSDIARPPPGVVLPKKTVQLADLKGGANLWHEDGDRRRAPAKIIKIKRYNPKGSISGVRLRKAAHRLVLQTISSQPDNTHINSEPALCPNTIFHNNQVSRNVPSPRGSAVQRKHPQSELALKKNRIHQSEVTEEEKTAIRKRKEKEKRGRYKANRRERAKNEQQANKGESNLDNKRPRSEVNEENRLEHKRPRFTEGKEQNTCAQSELTEEKNAKRKRMEKEKKREI
- the LOC103828019 gene encoding HVA22-like protein i isoform X2 gives rise to the protein MIGSFLTRGLVMLLGYAYPAYECYKTVEKNRPEIEQLRFWCQYWILVACLTVFERVGDAFVSWVPMYSEAKLAFFIYLWYPKTRGTTYVYESFFRPYLSQHERDIDHSLLELRTRAGDMAVIYWQRVSSYGQTRIFEILQYVAAQSTPRPPQQPQKRGGRANQVPVKPKKSPSVQPESEEAASSSSSSSDSDGNDAAGKEAGPTSGPATDTKSAGITQIVQKLVSSPPTQSTTQVEAEPMQIEEVGGEGEAESVNGNSNPEGPKETVMEQTIRMTRGRLRKTRSEESR